One part of the Marispirochaeta sp. genome encodes these proteins:
- the flgG gene encoding flagellar basal-body rod protein FlgG, with the protein MMRSLWTAASGMTGQQFNIDTISNNLSNVNTTGFKKNRIDFEDLLYQTSRIAGTPATELTTVPVGVQVGHGTRVAATQKLHTQGALQATDNVSDLAIQGEGFFRVLLIDGTYGYTRDGSFKIDSEGQFVNSNGYRLMPEVTLPEGFVRDSVSISQDGRVTTKVAGSDDPIEVGQLELYRFVNPPGLQAVGENLYKVSNASGDAIGSRPGFDGMGKTIHKFLEMSNVSVVKEMVNMIVAQRAYELNSKAIQTSDSMLGIANNLKR; encoded by the coding sequence ATGATGCGTTCATTGTGGACAGCCGCGTCGGGAATGACGGGGCAGCAGTTTAATATCGATACCATTTCCAATAACCTTTCCAACGTAAATACCACGGGATTCAAAAAGAACCGGATCGATTTCGAGGACCTTCTGTACCAGACCTCCCGTATTGCCGGTACCCCGGCTACGGAGCTGACTACGGTTCCGGTTGGCGTCCAGGTAGGGCATGGAACACGGGTGGCGGCAACCCAGAAGCTCCATACCCAGGGAGCGCTGCAGGCAACGGATAATGTCTCAGACCTCGCCATCCAGGGAGAGGGCTTTTTTCGTGTGCTTCTTATCGACGGCACCTACGGATATACCCGTGACGGTTCCTTCAAGATTGATTCGGAAGGACAGTTCGTTAACTCCAACGGCTACCGTCTTATGCCGGAGGTAACCCTGCCGGAAGGCTTTGTCCGGGATAGCGTCAGCATTTCCCAGGACGGCCGGGTTACGACCAAGGTTGCCGGTTCTGACGACCCCATCGAAGTAGGGCAGCTTGAACTCTACCGATTTGTGAACCCCCCCGGGCTGCAGGCAGTGGGAGAAAACCTCTACAAGGTCTCCAATGCCTCCGGGGACGCCATTGGCAGCCGTCCCGGCTTCGACGGTATGGGAAAAACAATCCACAAGTTTCTGGAAATGTCCAATGTTTCAGTGGTCAAGGAGATGGTCAACATGATCGTGGCCCAGAGGGCCTACGAGCTCAACTCCAAGGCGATTCAGACCTCAGACTCCATGCTGGGCATTGCCAACAATCTGAAGCGTTAG
- the flgF gene encoding flagellar basal-body rod protein FlgF: MIRGIYTGASGMIAQMHNLDAISNNLANVDLTGYKKDTPIHKAFPELLLRRMNDDGVFKIPPGSVDQAPVIGTLGTGVEYNESYTVFSQGALKQTDNPFDLALEGKGFFSVDTPQGERYTRNGSFLVSPEGILVNKQGLPVMGENGIIRLKKNNFVVDQEGRIWQNSTFADDPERLVSLEENEWENIELVDRLKLVDFPRDRYLKKQGDSLWLNDRFSGDPRPAGVEDGLQVRQGFLEGSNVNPVREMVRMIEVNRAYEANQKAIQAHDQMTDRLINQAVRV; encoded by the coding sequence ATGATTCGCGGGATTTACACCGGCGCCAGCGGCATGATTGCCCAGATGCATAATCTTGACGCCATCTCAAACAACCTGGCAAATGTGGATTTGACGGGTTACAAAAAGGACACCCCGATACACAAGGCATTTCCCGAGCTGCTTCTGCGCCGAATGAACGACGACGGGGTGTTTAAAATTCCCCCGGGATCGGTGGATCAGGCACCGGTAATCGGTACGCTGGGAACAGGGGTTGAATACAACGAAAGTTACACGGTCTTTTCACAGGGCGCCCTCAAACAGACGGACAACCCCTTCGATCTTGCCCTTGAAGGAAAAGGCTTCTTTTCCGTCGATACCCCCCAGGGCGAGCGTTACACCCGCAACGGGTCCTTCCTTGTCAGCCCCGAAGGGATTCTTGTTAATAAACAGGGACTCCCTGTAATGGGAGAAAACGGAATTATCCGCCTTAAAAAGAATAACTTTGTTGTGGACCAGGAAGGCCGTATCTGGCAGAACAGCACATTTGCCGATGATCCTGAGCGCCTTGTTTCACTGGAAGAGAACGAATGGGAGAACATTGAGCTTGTGGACCGCCTCAAGCTGGTGGACTTTCCCCGGGACAGGTACCTGAAAAAACAGGGCGACAGTCTGTGGCTGAATGACCGCTTTTCCGGAGACCCCCGCCCGGCGGGTGTTGAAGACGGTCTCCAGGTGCGGCAGGGATTCCTCGAAGGCTCCAACGTGAACCCGGTGCGCGAGATGGTGCGCATGATCGAGGTCAACCGGGCCTATGAAGCAAACCAGAAGGCCATACAGGCCCATGACCAGATGACCGATCGGCTGATCAATCAGGCCGTGCGGGTGTAG
- a CDS encoding tyrosine-type recombinase/integrase yields the protein MPRRRGSGKPYRFKTRKTKSGDIYYATFRAMPGKWISTGTTDLKEAERWAANYEISIVPTEQQTLAEFADRFYIPGKCPWLRRMKAKGKTFTVNHLKKMRGDLDNYILPEFGNLMLSAITQRDIDDYLIDLKSKRYRRPLMADAKNKVLISLRHVMKEAVAQGLIERDPTQGIVWFKDTEETEQEVFSPEELRKLFPPALDEMVQIWQTLEWAAYFMVMGSCGLRPQEVGALTWGKWSRSLHGLAITHKIDPGTKKRVKGTKTGYSKAVALPRRAEEILLLHEATTENTDPEDLIFTPKAADGGISAESANKHFKASCERAGLDRRERTPYNLRHSFNTYALQLLDRKEVQCLMGHRTNAMTQRYDHPSDQQLIERIPAGVWEKIDKLWG from the coding sequence ATGCCGAGAAGACGAGGGAGCGGAAAACCATACCGCTTCAAAACCAGAAAGACAAAGAGCGGGGATATCTACTATGCAACTTTCCGGGCTATGCCTGGCAAGTGGATCTCCACTGGAACCACCGATCTGAAAGAGGCCGAACGCTGGGCCGCAAATTATGAAATATCCATCGTTCCGACAGAGCAACAAACTCTTGCGGAATTTGCAGACAGATTCTACATCCCCGGGAAATGCCCCTGGCTCAGACGGATGAAGGCGAAAGGAAAAACTTTCACGGTTAACCACCTGAAAAAGATGCGGGGTGACCTCGACAACTATATCCTGCCGGAGTTTGGGAATCTCATGCTCTCCGCGATCACCCAGCGGGATATTGACGATTACCTGATTGATCTCAAGTCAAAGCGATACCGACGGCCACTGATGGCCGATGCGAAAAACAAAGTCCTGATCTCCCTGCGCCATGTAATGAAGGAGGCTGTTGCCCAGGGACTGATCGAGCGAGATCCCACCCAGGGGATTGTATGGTTCAAAGATACTGAGGAGACAGAACAGGAGGTATTCTCCCCGGAGGAATTGCGGAAGCTTTTCCCGCCAGCACTCGATGAGATGGTGCAGATCTGGCAGACTCTCGAATGGGCCGCTTATTTCATGGTGATGGGCTCCTGCGGTCTCCGTCCCCAGGAGGTTGGCGCTCTTACCTGGGGGAAGTGGAGTCGGTCTCTGCATGGACTTGCGATCACCCACAAGATCGACCCCGGGACAAAGAAGCGGGTAAAAGGAACAAAAACCGGATACTCCAAAGCTGTCGCCCTCCCCCGCCGCGCAGAAGAAATCCTACTTCTCCATGAAGCTACGACTGAGAACACTGATCCGGAGGACCTGATCTTCACCCCGAAGGCAGCCGACGGCGGGATATCCGCTGAAAGTGCAAATAAGCACTTCAAGGCCAGCTGTGAACGAGCCGGGCTCGACCGGAGAGAGAGGACCCCCTACAACCTCCGCCATAGCTTTAACACTTATGCGCTGCAACTACTCGACCGGAAGGAGGTCCAGTGTCTCATGGGGCACCGTACCAACGCTATGACGCAACGGTACGACCATCCTTCTGACCAGCAGCTTATCGAAAGAATTCCAGCTGGGGTTTGGGAGAAAATAGATAAATTATGGGGATAA